In the genome of Actinomycetota bacterium, one region contains:
- a CDS encoding adenylate/guanylate cyclase domain-containing protein, which produces MNLYSGTVTFLFSDVEGSTDLLKRLGEGTFATVLAQHRRIVREAFSARDGREIDTQGDAFFYAFARARDAVAAAVSAQRALAGHAWPEEGEVRVRMGLHTGEPAVGDEGYTGMDVVRAARIAAVGRGGQVLLSETTRALIGPDLPDRVTVHPLGERRLKDIERPEPLHGLVIEGVPGSGDGIELDASGETEPRSIKEQISRMIEAKVLRELERSLEDESG; this is translated from the coding sequence GTGAACCTCTACTCCGGCACCGTGACGTTCCTGTTCAGCGACGTCGAGGGAAGCACCGATCTGCTGAAGCGTCTCGGGGAGGGCACGTTTGCGACCGTTCTCGCGCAGCATCGTCGGATCGTGCGCGAAGCATTCTCGGCTAGGGACGGCCGCGAGATCGACACCCAAGGTGACGCGTTCTTCTACGCGTTCGCCCGAGCCCGCGACGCCGTCGCGGCGGCGGTATCGGCGCAACGAGCGCTGGCCGGTCACGCGTGGCCCGAAGAAGGAGAGGTCCGCGTTCGGATGGGCCTGCACACGGGTGAGCCCGCCGTGGGCGACGAGGGGTACACGGGAATGGACGTCGTGCGCGCCGCCAGGATTGCGGCGGTGGGCCGCGGCGGGCAGGTCTTGCTTTCGGAAACGACCCGCGCGCTCATCGGACCAGACCTGCCCGATCGCGTCACGGTTCATCCGCTCGGCGAACGGCGGCTGAAGGACATCGAACGACCCGAACCCCTGCACGGGCTCGTCATCGAAGGCGTCCCGGGATCCGGCGACGGAATCGAGCTCGACGCGAGCGGCGAAACGGAACCGCGGTCCATCAAAGAGCAGATCTCTCGCATGATCGAGGCGAAGGTACTCCGCGAGCTGGAGCGGAGCCTCGAGGACGAGTCCGGCTGA
- a CDS encoding pirin-like C-terminal cupin domain-containing protein, translated as MAQPDVATSREAVLVEEAHIRPMMGFEILEPVPSRSVPYEATDPFILVHEARFKLSELKDVDTKHPHRGFDNLWYILEGSASTGHSTGPGGAIERVRLPKGGLLALRTGRGAWHAEAIGAEERDEGLGESEWRSVLFWVNLARKDKQAEPSAQVLLPDQIPVRNVGDATVRVLVGEGSPIELGTPAIVFDVELMEGGAATIPVPRGFQGFAYLLDGEADFGLDGPHARPPQLVLLGPGDELTVTDASPGTRFLLMAGKPYGEAPVFNGPYVD; from the coding sequence GTGGCCCAGCCTGACGTGGCGACATCGCGCGAGGCCGTCCTGGTCGAGGAAGCTCACATTCGACCGATGATGGGGTTCGAGATCCTGGAGCCAGTTCCGTCCAGGAGCGTGCCCTACGAGGCGACCGACCCGTTCATCCTCGTGCACGAGGCGCGGTTCAAGCTCTCGGAGCTGAAGGACGTCGACACGAAGCACCCGCACCGAGGGTTCGACAACCTCTGGTACATCCTCGAGGGCTCGGCCAGCACCGGTCACAGCACGGGTCCCGGTGGAGCGATCGAACGCGTTCGACTGCCCAAGGGGGGCCTGCTCGCGCTCCGGACCGGCCGGGGTGCGTGGCACGCCGAGGCCATCGGAGCGGAGGAGCGGGACGAGGGCCTAGGGGAGAGCGAGTGGAGGAGCGTGCTCTTCTGGGTGAACCTGGCTCGAAAGGACAAGCAGGCCGAGCCGAGCGCTCAGGTGTTGTTGCCCGATCAGATTCCCGTTCGGAACGTGGGGGATGCGACGGTTCGGGTCCTGGTCGGCGAGGGCTCGCCCATCGAGCTCGGAACGCCGGCCATCGTCTTCGACGTCGAGCTGATGGAGGGCGGCGCTGCGACGATTCCCGTCCCGCGCGGGTTCCAGGGTTTCGCATACCTGCTCGATGGAGAGGCGGACTTCGGGCTCGATGGTCCGCACGCGAGGCCACCGCAGCTCGTTTTGCTAGGGCCCGGCGACGAGCTCACCGTAACGGACGCGTCACCCGGCACCCGATTCCTTTTGATGGCGGGGAAGCCGTACGGCGAGGCGCCGGTATTCAACGGGCCGTACGTGGATTGA
- a CDS encoding helix-turn-helix domain-containing protein — MKTSTQATSRTHDECESADAALVRAFDLLGKRWTGVVLGTLRGGPAGFRALARAVDGISDSVLSDRLGELADAGLVSRTVMEGPPVSVTYALTDAGRALLPALEQITRWAEKHLPG; from the coding sequence GTGAAGACTTCGACCCAGGCCACGAGTCGTACGCACGACGAATGCGAGAGCGCCGACGCGGCTCTCGTGCGCGCGTTCGACCTGCTCGGCAAGCGCTGGACCGGTGTCGTGCTCGGGACCCTGAGGGGTGGGCCCGCGGGGTTCCGAGCCCTCGCCAGAGCCGTCGACGGGATCAGCGATTCGGTGCTTTCGGACCGGTTGGGCGAGCTCGCCGACGCCGGTCTCGTGTCGCGCACAGTCATGGAAGGACCTCCGGTATCGGTCACTTACGCGCTGACTGACGCAGGTCGTGCCCTACTGCCGGCTCTGGAACAGATCACCCGCTGGGCCGAGAAACACCTGCCCGGATAG
- a CDS encoding isoprenylcysteine carboxylmethyltransferase family protein, with translation MRRNAAAVGTAIFLVLVPGTAAGVVPWLLTGWRGREPPLHPVIRLVGLVLIVVGAAVLIGAFARFVTEGRGTPAPIAPTERLVVGGLYRYVRNPMYLAVAATIVGQALLLGRLELLAYAALFLGTTAAFVYWYEEPILLHRYGSQYETYRRAVPRWRPRWRPWEPDERPRDLSSLP, from the coding sequence GTGCGAAGGAACGCGGCCGCAGTAGGAACGGCGATCTTCCTCGTCCTCGTCCCCGGCACTGCCGCCGGCGTCGTCCCCTGGCTCCTTACGGGCTGGCGCGGTCGCGAGCCACCCCTGCACCCCGTGATCCGTCTTGTAGGACTCGTGCTGATAGTCGTCGGGGCGGCGGTACTGATTGGAGCCTTCGCCCGGTTCGTTACCGAGGGTCGAGGAACACCCGCGCCGATCGCGCCCACGGAGCGACTCGTCGTCGGCGGGCTCTATCGATACGTCCGGAACCCGATGTACCTGGCGGTGGCGGCAACGATCGTCGGACAGGCGCTGCTTCTCGGCCGACTTGAGCTGCTCGCGTACGCCGCCCTTTTCCTTGGCACGACGGCGGCCTTCGTCTACTGGTACGAGGAGCCCATCCTTCTTCACCGCTACGGATCCCAGTACGAGACGTATCGGCGAGCCGTTCCGCGGTGGCGGCCGCGCTGGCGTCCGTGGGAGCCCGATGAACGGCCGCGAGATTTGAGCAGTCTTCCCTGA
- a CDS encoding sigma-70 family RNA polymerase sigma factor encodes MAKAGNADAFQELVEPYRRQLLVHCYRMLGSFQDAEDALQDTLFAAWQALQGFGGRASIRTWLYRIATNRSLNARRSASRRPATEWQLPQLDPPEPTRLGEIAWLEPFPDALLEGAIDAPLGPEARYEQAESISLAFVTALQVLPPRQVAVLILRDVLGFHANEVADMLDSTVESVNSALKRARRGLERRRARPTDREPPPAPGSSSEEAIVAKFVGAWESADVDSLVAVLTDDVFISMPPMPFEYEGRDIGGRFLDSLFKTGRRHDLVPTRANGQPAFGSYLRSATGVRHGVGLYVLTLSGERIGAMTRFDNSVLPAFGLPRSLPGR; translated from the coding sequence ATGGCGAAGGCGGGGAACGCCGACGCATTTCAGGAGCTGGTCGAGCCGTACCGGCGCCAGCTGCTCGTGCACTGCTACCGGATGCTCGGATCATTCCAGGACGCCGAGGACGCCCTCCAGGACACACTCTTCGCCGCGTGGCAGGCCCTCCAAGGCTTCGGCGGACGCGCTTCCATCCGCACGTGGCTGTATCGCATCGCCACCAATCGATCGCTCAACGCACGTCGCTCGGCGAGCCGACGCCCGGCCACGGAGTGGCAGTTGCCGCAGCTTGACCCGCCCGAACCGACCCGGCTGGGCGAGATCGCATGGCTCGAGCCGTTCCCAGACGCCCTCCTGGAGGGAGCGATCGACGCGCCGCTCGGTCCCGAAGCCCGCTACGAGCAGGCCGAATCGATCTCCCTGGCGTTCGTGACCGCTCTTCAAGTCTTGCCGCCTCGCCAGGTCGCCGTGCTGATCCTGCGCGACGTCCTCGGGTTCCACGCCAACGAGGTAGCGGACATGCTGGACTCGACCGTCGAATCGGTGAACAGCGCCCTCAAACGGGCGCGCCGCGGCCTGGAGCGCCGACGGGCGCGGCCCACCGACCGCGAACCGCCTCCTGCGCCCGGCTCATCCTCCGAGGAGGCGATCGTCGCGAAGTTCGTCGGCGCGTGGGAGTCCGCCGACGTGGACTCGCTCGTGGCCGTTCTAACGGACGACGTCTTCATCTCGATGCCACCGATGCCCTTCGAATACGAGGGTCGAGACATCGGTGGGCGCTTCCTGGACAGCCTCTTCAAGACGGGCCGAAGGCACGACCTCGTGCCGACGCGCGCGAACGGCCAGCCGGCGTTCGGTTCCTACCTGCGCAGCGCAACCGGCGTCCGCCACGGGGTTGGCCTGTACGTCCTGACCCTCAGCGGCGAGCGGATCGGCGCCATGACTCGATTCGACAACAGTGTGCTCCCGGCCTTCGGGCTCCCGCGGTCGCTCCCGGGCCGATAA
- a CDS encoding SDR family oxidoreductase yields the protein MMLKDKVAVIYGAGGAVGGAIARAFAREGARLYLTGRTLEPVEIVAKEIVAAGGSAESAEVDALDEQAVDEHLQSVVDKAGRVDISFNAVGIPSTNLIGMPLVEIDVERFSLPITMFTASYFLTARAAARQMIATRSGVIMTLTTLQSRTGYPTAGGFGPAMAAKEALTRQLSAELASHGIRVVGLRPQGIPETNALKEAYEPRAKASEMTYEAFTELAASKTHTRRLSTLPELANTAVFLASDNASGMTGTTVNLSMGSLDD from the coding sequence ATGATGCTGAAAGACAAGGTTGCGGTGATCTACGGTGCGGGAGGTGCGGTCGGTGGTGCCATCGCACGTGCCTTCGCGCGCGAGGGAGCCAGGCTCTACCTCACGGGGCGAACCCTGGAACCCGTCGAGATCGTCGCCAAGGAAATCGTCGCAGCGGGCGGATCCGCCGAGTCGGCGGAGGTCGACGCACTCGACGAGCAGGCCGTGGACGAGCACCTCCAGTCCGTGGTCGACAAGGCTGGTCGTGTCGACATCTCGTTCAACGCGGTCGGGATCCCGAGTACGAACCTCATCGGTATGCCTCTCGTCGAGATCGACGTCGAGCGGTTCTCATTGCCGATCACCATGTTCACGGCGTCGTACTTCCTGACTGCACGTGCGGCCGCCCGGCAGATGATCGCAACCCGATCGGGGGTGATCATGACTCTCACTACCCTCCAGTCGCGGACTGGGTACCCAACGGCGGGAGGCTTCGGTCCGGCGATGGCCGCCAAAGAGGCGCTCACTCGACAGCTGTCCGCCGAGCTCGCGTCGCACGGCATCCGCGTGGTCGGACTGCGACCGCAGGGCATCCCGGAGACAAATGCGCTAAAGGAGGCGTACGAGCCTCGCGCCAAGGCATCGGAGATGACTTACGAGGCGTTCACGGAGTTGGCCGCGAGCAAGACCCACACACGCCGGCTTTCGACGCTCCCGGAGCTGGCGAACACGGCCGTCTTCTTGGCTTCCGACAACGCGAGCGGGATGACGGGGACGACCGTCAACCTGTCCATGGGAAGCCTGGACGACTAG
- a CDS encoding alpha/beta hydrolase, protein MENVRSKDGTTIGFDRLGEGSPVILVSGGSTDRMANAPVAGHLATRFTTFNYDRRGRGDSGDTLPYAIEREIEDLDAVIAAAGGSAFVYGTSSGAALALEAAASGLPIDKLALWEPPFIPEGFPRPPGDQVEQYERMVAEGRRGDAVEFFMAKVVGMPPEFVAQARTAPFWAGQEAIAHTLAYDARIMGDYSLSTERAALVKAPTLVIAGTAIPWMRQTAEALAAAIPDGHIRVLEGQTHDVDPAVIAEAVQEFFSD, encoded by the coding sequence ATGGAGAACGTCCGTTCGAAGGACGGAACCACGATCGGGTTCGATCGCCTCGGCGAGGGGTCCCCGGTGATTCTGGTTTCGGGCGGGTCCACCGACCGGATGGCGAACGCCCCGGTCGCGGGACACCTGGCCACTCGGTTCACGACGTTCAACTACGACCGGCGCGGCCGAGGTGACAGCGGCGACACGCTGCCCTACGCGATCGAGCGCGAGATCGAGGATCTCGACGCCGTCATCGCCGCGGCGGGAGGTTCGGCGTTCGTCTACGGCACATCATCTGGTGCGGCGCTCGCGCTCGAGGCCGCGGCATCGGGACTGCCGATCGACAAGCTGGCGCTGTGGGAGCCGCCGTTCATCCCGGAGGGCTTCCCGCGTCCTCCCGGAGATCAGGTGGAGCAGTACGAACGCATGGTCGCCGAGGGCCGGCGGGGTGATGCGGTCGAGTTCTTCATGGCGAAGGTCGTGGGAATGCCCCCGGAGTTCGTGGCCCAGGCGCGCACCGCTCCGTTCTGGGCGGGACAAGAGGCGATCGCCCACACCCTCGCGTACGACGCGCGGATCATGGGCGACTACTCGCTGTCGACGGAGCGGGCGGCGCTGGTCAAGGCGCCCACGCTCGTGATCGCCGGAACCGCGATCCCCTGGATGCGCCAGACCGCCGAGGCGCTCGCTGCGGCCATCCCCGACGGCCACATCCGAGTGCTCGAGGGGCAGACGCACGACGTCGACCCGGCGGTCATCGCCGAAGCGGTACAGGAGTTCTTCAGCGATTGA